One genomic window of Solea solea chromosome 12, fSolSol10.1, whole genome shotgun sequence includes the following:
- the wee1 gene encoding wee1-like protein kinase, producing MSSYSRQRHGSPSPKPRPIRQKLLFTSSDGEDEPIEDVNNSTGGESGFTELDSPMPVRRDPGEKRLDDGSSPLTRSVEDDEVELWDEEGFGSPSHQRSPASVISTTCSPSPRKTSQLYRGSPERSYVQDGGEGSSSPIPDCPDTPPHKTFRKLRLFDTPHTPKSLLSRARTLGSSSRRVSLFKNVESSGKPITDSSRRHQAPLVNFNPFTPDSLLIQSVTQQRVNRKRAHWNDSCGEDMEASDGEEEFLPPSKRLTMMESNMMSRYESEFLELEKIGCGEFGAVFKCVKRLDGCIYAVKRSKKPLAGSVDEQNALREVYAHAVLGQHPHVVRYYSAWAENDHMLIQNEYCSGGTLSDVIAENYRQLSYPSQLELKDLLLQVAQGLKYIHSTLLVHMDIKPSNIFISRKSVASCDDCDDDDGPITSVVYKIGDLGLVTRVNNPQVEEGDSRYLANEVLQENYSDLTKADIFALALTVVSTSGAEPLPTNGDKWHEIRQGKLPNIPQVLSPEFISLLKLMIHPDPTRRPSAADLIKHPVLLTAARMSADQLRAELSAEKFKNALLQKELKKAQMARAAAEEKVLSTDRILTRSTVQSNSRTSRLVGKKMNRSLSLTIY from the exons atgtCCAGCTACAGCCGTCAACGACATGGATCACCGTCCCCAAAGCCTCGACCAATTCGCCAGAAGTTATTATTTACGTCAAGCGATGGAGAGGACGAGCCTATTGAGGACGTTAACAACAGCACCGGTGGAGAGTCCGGCTTCACCGAGCTGGATTCCCCGATGCCTGTGCGACGGGATCCCGGCGAAAAGCGCCTGGATGACGGCAGCAGCCCTCTGACTCGGTCCGTTGAGGACGACGAGGTTGAACTGTGGGACGAGGAGGGTTTCGGGTCACCGTCTCACCAGCGGTCCCCCGCTAGTGTTATCTCAACTACCTGCTCCCCATCACCGAGGAAAACGTCCCAACTGTACAGGGGTTCACCGGAGCGGTCCTACGTACAGGACGGCGGGGAAGGCTCCAGCTCTCCGATCCCAGACTGTCCAGACACTCCTCCGCACAAAACCTTTCGAAAACTCAGACTCTTCGACACCCCTCACACGCCGAAG AGTTTGCTGTCCAGAGCCAGGACCCTCGGATCCTCCAGCAGGAGAGTTTCCCTGTTCAAGAATGTGGAGTCCTCAGGAAAGCCAATcacagacagcagcaggagacatCAGGCACCTCTGGTCAACTTTAACCCATTCACCCCTGACTCCCTCCTTATCCAGTCAGTCACACAGCAGAGAGTCAACAGGAAGCGGGCGCACTGGAATGA CTCTTGTGGAGAAGACATGGAAGCAAGTGATGGTGAAGAGGAATTCCTTCCACCCTCAAAg AGACTCACCATGATGGAAAGCAACATGATGTCCCGGTACGAATCAGAGTTCCTTGAACTAGAGAAGATTGGCTGTGGGGAGTTTGGAGCTGTGTTCAAGTGTGTGAAAAGACTTGATGGTTGCATCTATGCAGTCAAGAGGTCAAAGAAACCTTTGGCAGGATCAGTAGACGA GCAGAACGCCTTGCGAGAGGTATACGCCCATGCTGTGCTGGGCCAACATCCACATGTGGTGCGTTACTACTCAGCCTGGGCCGAGAACGACCACATGCTTATTCAGAACGAGTACTGCAGCGGGGGCACACTGTCTGACGTCATTGCAGAGAACTATAGGCAACTCAGCTACCCATCACAGCTGGAGCTGAAAGATCTGCTGCTTCAAGTCGCACAGGGCCTTAAATATATTCACTCAACATTGCTCGTGCACATGGACATCAAGCCCA GCAACATCTTTATTTCTCGCAAATCTGTAGCAAGCTgtgatgattgtgatgatgatgatggcccAATCACCAGTGTTGTCTACAAAATTG GTGATCTTGGTCTTGTGACAAGAGTGAACAATCCACAGGTGGAGGAGGGTGACAGCAGATACCTGGCCAATGAAGTTTTGCAAGAG AATTACAGTGATCTGACAAAAGCAGACATCTTTGCTCTGGCTCTGACTGTCGTCAGCACCTCTGGGGCTGAGCCTCTTCCCACAAATGGAGACAAATGGCATGAAATCCGACAGGGAAAACTCCCCAACATCCCTCAAGTTCTTTCACCTGAGTTTATCAGTCTTCTGAAG CTCATGATCCACCCTGACCCAACCAGAAGACCATCAGCGGCTGACCTCATCAAACACCCGGTACTCCTCACTGCTGCCAGAATGAGTGCAGACCAGCTCAGAGCCGAACTCAGTGCCGAGAAGTTCAAGAATGCTCTGCTACAAAA GGAGCTGAAAAAAGCCCAGATGGCCAGGgctgcagcagaggagaaggtTTTGTCCACTGACAGGATCCTGACCCGCTCCACAGTCCAGTCCAATTCCAGAACCTCCAGACTCGTCGGAAAGAAGATGAATCGTTCGCTCAGCCTCACCATCTATTGA